The segment TTTGGTTAAAATGTTAAGTGATAAGCGAATCATCCTCATGCATTTTGTAAATGGAACGACCGATTCATTGACAATTAAACCCATGGTCCACAGCAGTGAAGCTTCCACCATTATGTATTTTCTTGATCATCTCTACCTTTCCCGTAGAGAATATACTTGTCTGCATTATTTGTTAGGATCAGgtgcctttgttttttttttgttcactcaTCCCATGTTGATGGTTTGAGTACcataaatctatataaaaaatatgcagtCACACAGCAGTCACGTAAACACAAGCAATGGACAGCGCATTCTGGGTAGCTGAGCATTGTAGGTGGTTGCTGGGATGCATTTTTGTGGTACAAGTAGAGTCCTTGATCACCAACCTGTGTTGTTAAAGAGCAAACTGTAACATGGTTCACAACTGAGTGTATCATGTTGTCCCATCCTTGATTGgtgatgaatgaatgagtgataaACAAGGCTACATGTATTAGTGGTTTTGGTTTTCAGAGATTAGTTtaaatagtattttcttttaaaacttaagCAGGAGAGAGGTAATTGAATTACATGAATAATAGTATACAAAAATTTGTAGTCATAGCTTAGGAGCTCACACAAGCAATGCACTCCATGTAACCAAAATTGTTAACTAATCAGTGAAGAAACAAACAACTAAATAAGACTTGTATTGTGGATGGTACTTACCTGTGTTGGCATTTATAGAAGCAACAAGTGTAATCAAAAAAGGAAGGTGATTGATTTGGataatctgaaaaataaaaagtataactTTGTCAATTTTGCATTTtgagaagaaattgaaaaatttagTGTTTGTCAAAACTCAAGTTAAttctaattaaatttaatttagatattGAAATATTAAGACTACTAACATGGTTGAAAATcttgctttctaaccatgtggtctcaggttcccACCCCGTGCATGACActttggcaagtgccttctactatagtctcaggctgactaaagctttgtgagtggatttggtagacggaaactgaaagaagcctgttgtatacgtatatgtgagtgtgtagccttgtcttgacattgtatgaAGATTATACATGATTATCACCATTATACAAGTGATGTtgctcatttccagtcttccatgaaaagcaGGTCTGGCGATGGGGAATActaccttgcctggaaacaggtgagtgttggcaacaggaagggcatctggccatagaatatctgcctcaacaaactctGTCTGATCCATGAAAGCATTGTAAAGTGAACATGGAatgatgaaaatgaatgaaatgaagaCAATTTCATTTTTGAAACATAACACAAAGTTTGCCAGGGGAGGGGAAAAAATTCAAGACTATTTAATGAGTTCTTATCGTGAAATGAGAAGAATAAACTTGTGAAGTTGAACATGAGAATCATAGCTAAATACAGGAGTGGAAGACAACTTACTTGACACGTTGTGTACATACTGATGACGGATCTATTTTCAGATAACCCTAACTTGCCTGCTTGCTCTGTGGCCAAGCCAAATGTGGAGAGGAAGTTCTGTTTCATTACCAACTCTGGAGCATTATCATCAGCAACTAAAATTATACAGTGTGTAGAACATGTTAACCAAACAATTGATATGCATTTAATGATGGACTGCTTTATACTTACTTTGACACATGCATTTAAATAGAATAAGGCTGGTTTTTAAATATATCTCTTACAGTTGATTATAGATTGGAGAAGCATAGTTAAACATGTAAGAGAAAAGACTAAGTAAGAATACCTTTTAGAACAGGGACACCATCTCTGTCAGTGATAATGATAGCATTGAGACCAGCAACACTAAAACACAATGAAACAGATGCTATTAAGGTAAACAATATAGCTAGGATATTATCTATACAATAAATTTGATAGAGACATGTAAATTGTAGAGAATAAACAACTCAGAAATACCATCCATATGAAAAAACAccagttaatatattttatgcagGAACTGTGGAACATAAAAAACTGCCAACCAGTTTACATTTAATGATTCTTTTATCAGTCATTTGACAAAAATG is part of the Octopus sinensis linkage group LG8, ASM634580v1, whole genome shotgun sequence genome and harbors:
- the LOC115214952 gene encoding ragulator complex protein LAMTOR3-B — its product is MAEELKRYLMQLKNSVAGLNAIIITDRDGVPVLKVADDNAPELVMKQNFLSTFGLATEQAGKLGLSENRSVISMYTTCQIIQINHLPFLITLVASINANTGMLLNVPNEMQEILKDLDAVLTLV